The following DNA comes from Camelina sativa cultivar DH55 chromosome 14, Cs, whole genome shotgun sequence.
CTCCATCTATTATATAGGTAAGGGATTTGGTACTTACAACATCGCTGACAACACATCCCATCGTTTTGAAGCTCCTAAGGGTGTACCTACTTCTCTCAAACCTTACTGGCTTCCTCCATCTCTGTAGTTCTCTGCTTAGTTCTCTCAAAAAACTTGTATCGTAAGATTTTTGACTGATTCATGATTCCGTTTTGAATTCTATGGTTTTAAACGATGTATTCCACTGAGAGTCATAAGCCATCTACATCAGAGTATTATCACAATTTCGAGATTTTAACAAGATAAATGTAACACAAGGCAGAAATATAAGAAGCGGTCTTTGTGATTGCTAATGTTTCAGTCACACCACTGATATCACAATTTTAATTATCTACACATGATCGTGTACATGACTAGAAGCAGTTCTTTCAATAACATCAAGAataaacatctacaacagaaataACAACACTTGCAACTCCAACAAGACATATATATGCAATAGAATGCAGAACTGGTGAATCTTGcaacttttatttttgccaTTACAATCAGTCAATCACACCCATTGATAACAACTTTCTCTAATCGTCATAACACTAATGTTCAATCTACATCAAAATGTCTGTAAGACTAAGAATAACaagtaagaagaaacaaatgcaGTATGCTAGTCTTGGAGAATTTAAGTTTAAATGGGGAGTCTAAGCAAATGAGACAGCCATCATCAATGGGATTAACAGATTGCAGCAACACCATTTCACCCACCATTGGCTTCTAACATGGATAAACAGACATGATCTGCCTTTGGATCTTGGCACTGATAATTCACAATCAGGATTTGCCACTGAAAGGATGAGAGGCGCAGTGGCAGGTTTCCTTAATCAAAACAGTGATGGAAATTTGTGGGAACGTTGACATAGACAGTCTTTTTGATCAATACATGGCGAAGAATGTTGATTCAAAAAGAGTTTACACTGTGTGGAGTCAGTCACAGAAGATACATATTGAAGTTTCAGAGCTTTGCAATTTGGTGGGAATTTAGAAAAGCTTTCTTTTCTCTGTGGCACCGATGGCGATGCAAGGACAGCCACAATTGTGTCTTTGGAAAAGTTACACGTTGTTGCAGGTTTAGAAGAGTTTATGCACATAAGTTGCAGGTTGTTGCATCAAGATCTTCTTATCCGGTGAAGCTGCTGGCAGAGGCGACACCATTTCACAATCTACAACTTCTGATATCTTAAATTTTGGACGGTACGTCTATTTCACAAATAAAGAACTAAACACATATACACAAATGCAGTCTTCAATCCAGACAAAATGTATCTTTCAATCAGAGGGTTTGGTGTTTGAGTcaaaggagatgaagaaaaacCAATTCATCAAGTCTGCAATATATGAAGCAGATTAATAAGTCTCTTTTTAGGTGGCGGGTAAAAGTTCTGCAGTCTATTGCATTTGTCCTGTTAAAAGTTGCAAGTGTGTTGATATTCTGATGTTGATGTTATCAGTGGTGTGATTGAAATACGGCGATCAAAAGACGATCAGACATGTGTTGCATTTATCTTAATCAAATCGAAGAACCaaagaggcaaaaaaaaaaaaaaaaaaaaaaaaaaactcaaattgtCATCTGCCATATAAGACTAGACAATTCTagttatgatttgtgattgagACTCGGAATTTTCTGCACAAGGAGACATGACTGAACAGGAGCTGTGTGAATCATTAAGTATTCCCTCATCCGTAGTCCATAACTATCAGGGTTGGGGAATCTGGTACTCGGGTCGGGTACGGTTCTTTTTGGGTAGAGGGTTATTCAGTGGACAAGGTCATATGAATATCAATCAAGCTCAAGTGAATCCCTCAGGCTCATGGTTTCTAACTTTCTAAGGTTAGTTAATTGTATTCAACATTCAACAATAAGCATGAATCCGAAATGAGCTTGACGAGTCTCTCTTCAACGGCAAAGCTTCTGGTCCTCTCCAAGTCTTTCCCTTCAGCAAACTAGCAAAGCCTTTGTTTCTTCCCCAGTCTTTCCCTTTCTCATTGATACAAACCACGTTATCAAAATACTTGAATCCTCGTGACGTGGCATTGTACAATCATATCACTATGACTCTTTTGATCGAGTTATTCACTTTCCTACCAAGTTTCCATATTCGAAGATTCAAAGGCGTAGGAAAGTACCTTGGGATACAAGACAAATAACCAATCTTCAAATCACTCACACAAGAAAGAACTTATAGAGTAGACGAAAGATTGATTATACACTAACTGGACTCCAGGGATATAGACGTCAGTAAGAGAAGCAGCACAACACTTTTGGAGCTTCTTTTGTGATCTAAACACTTCAATTCCTTCCGCATAACTGCTTCCAAACGCCGCGGTGGCTATAATATCAGCCGTCAATCTCTTATACTctctgttcatcatcatcacttgcTCGGATTCGCCAACGTTCCTCTGTTTTTTCCACTCCTCCCGAACATCCTAAAAGTGCAGTCCACCATCAGTTGGTTCATGATCTGATCGATAAAATGAAGAAATTACaaaagtttagcaaaaaaagTGCTATCGTTTTATGTCTTCTAATCGACATGAGAAGGACCAATTTaaagaaaagaaccaaaaaaaaccttgaTTTTTGTCCATAGAGAATGCAGGGTTTAAGATTCGTCTATGACGAACCCAAACAAGATCATTTACGAAGATGAGTCCATTACCAGCAAGTTTACGGATCTCAggttttgtctttaatttagCAAAGAAACCAAACTTGTTCGATAAGATCTGTTTTGCTAGCTCATGATCTGAGATGCATAACCTTGGGTGTGTTCCTTACCAGTAGAGAACCGTCTCCCCTAATAAGATACCATTTGGTAACTTGTGAGTTACTCACCTTTGTCTAGTATAGTgattaacaaaaactaaagaaagcacgatgtgagagagagagagagaatgtcaCCGTATGGACAATATCCATTGATCAAGATGAGGTAAAACGCGAGGGACAATATCGTTGGAGTTTGAATCAAGAACCGAAAGCTTagcttctttcttcattttcctAACCTAGAGGAGGTTCCCATGCAAAATCCTGTATTTTGGACCTGAGATTTCTTGCTTCTTGAATCTTCTTGATAGCATCAATGGCCGCCAAAAAAGGATCAAACAATTCCATCTATCTTCGGAACTACAAGGAGTACAAGAGCTAGTGCTAAGAGATTCATCGTGCTCAGGAGCGCCATTGAAAGAacaatcaattttgtttttttttttttggttttgagtgtTTAAGCTTGCTTTGTGGTTTTGAAGTGAAGGTTTCAGTTTTATTATGCGTCGTTGGAGTGTGAGTCCCCGTGACTTGTGTTCTGATAAGCACAAATACTTCTATTTATTCCCGTTTTGAAgaaataatgaataaaattgtaaccgatcaaagaaagaaacaatgaaaaggaatattgtatatatgtaatatgttagCTTTAGCATctaaaaagtaaacatttttAAGCATTTCTTAAATTTATGAATGATCATTTTTGAGTTATACAGATTAACAAACTAAAGTAGTTCTAGATTTCATTTGAGAATTAAGAGATGATATTATGGGTAATACGTAGGAGTTAGCGTCAcacttgttttaaaaaaaaaacattaatggaatttgttttacaTGTGAAGTAAAGTTATAGAATGTCACTTACGCGCATCGGATTCTAAAAACGCCAATCGTTAGTGGATGTTAGGAGTTATAGAGTTCCTTTGGCTGTGCTTAATGGCCATGGATGTGCCgtgaagaaggtaaaaaaggATTTAGTTTCAAAATTCAATGAATACAAGAAACTTATTAATGAAATACTGTACGTACAGTATTCAATTAAGATAGGCTGTCTAATGATCGAACCTCACGCGCatgcttttaaaattaatgatcGAATAGATTTTGACGGATGGCAATCATTTGAAGTACAAATTTAGTTGAGAGTTACATGCATGCTAATTAAGCATTCGGTAATTGCAGACAAAAACCTATTTAAGCTCTGGGAAATCCATAAAAGGGTAGACATGCTTATCTGCAACACTTGTGGAAAAtttccttgtttgttttgtggatGAGAAATCATTTATTCCTCCGTGACATTTCTTTTGATCATCATTCTCTATAAAAACCAACCTACATTGTAATAACCGTACCCTTGCACCAACGTATGAACTGGTACGTGCACGGTCCCTAACACAAAATCTCGGCAAATAGANNNNNNNNNNNNNNNNNNNNNNNNNNNNNNNNNNNNNNgggggggggggggggaccTTAATGAAAGTgagatatttaaatttaattaacaaaaacgtCTTTTAGTTggaaatcttattatataaactttagttttcaaagttagtaattcattcatataatcgcgacgtgtcaattatatcgataatattttgatatgtgtgaaaataaattttatttaataattataagaaaattaaaaaattataaagataaaaggattacaattaatatatttgagagtatataaaaccaaaattaaatatattatatcattaattctAATATGAAAGTTATCtaataaattactaattttaacaggaaaatatgtgcaattaataaggaaaatatatgcaatttaattacaattattatttattataatcatatagtaaaaaaataatatttttgagagtatataaaactaaaagtaatatattatatcactgATTCTAATAgaaaagttatctattaaattactaatttcaataggaaaatatgtgcaattaataaggaaaatatatgcagtttaattacaattattatttattataatcatatagtaaaaagaaatttatacagaaaagtgattaaagtataaaaaggtttaatgtgttaaatttagtgattaacataatatagaaataaaaaattaatgtaattttcttaagttttccaATCgttgaatgatttgatagcttatttaatattatgttattatataaacattggttttcaaagttagtaactaatGTGATCGCGATACGTGTCAtatgttatacaaaaactttattttaacatatttgtaaattatatgaaattagaaatttaaacaatttaataaatataaaacgatagttcatataaaaaagatagttcatatatgtatataaaaaataatactaattctagttttaaattactaattctataagaaaattatacaattagttactataataacataattaaataaattatactgtcaattattaattctaaaagaaaaaggattgtatatattcacctttacataaacaaatatttttttcatgataacgtgtttgaattttaattaatttatgataatgttagtatatttttatttaaattagttggACAAGTTGTAAAACTATTACGTATGAGATtgcaaaatatgaaacaaatctatttaagatattgttactttttaaaaaatgagataaaattagtttttttcagtttttttcgaaaattatgttttattaatttttagtttttttaaaaatattaagtaagatataaatttgatataattcaCAATTTtcttgatatgaaaattataaatgttactcattgggattgagtgcataaaattaaatctaatttattatcatgtaaaatacaaaaaaattgtattgtaaaatggagtgtgtgaactctaaatccggttaaaaaatcaaataaaataaaattaatatttttaatgcaacttaaaatttcacatattctAGTGAAAAATAAGAGTGGAAATTTGCAATCATCTCAAAtcttttatacatatatactttattttttttagctttttctgTTCATACGTTAATTTTCCATAAGCATAACACAAGTTACAtgtatcccctatatattaaaagagaaacattatggagaaaaagctgatgtgtcgtccTCAAAGAGTTTCATATCCAATTTATTGTTCACCCTTAgtattccataaaattacataaaactgccactgtatttttttttgtcaactgccactgctattcaatttattaatatacacaatattttgctcctataaattctaaaattggtaaatattattcaaaaattgataaatattatctcctacatatttttaaaactaaattaatttcactatgtattgtaataaaataatataattatattatgagatgtaaaaatatgagatgtaaaaatatatatatttaaaatcatatctttagaaatataaataatgttacatttctaataattttataaagctctaatggtgaaaaaatcaaaaatcatttgaaactggctcaatgtttattcttttgctaaaaacaataactatatttgccaaaaaaaacataagatcaCCAATTAAAATaacatgaatatatactttaatttggataactatgtagttaaacattatatataaatatgtaattatagtgtttttacagaaatcttcaaatttaaaaaatccagtccaataaaaatgaaaaataagtaataatattataccaatagctaagatatatatgtatctaatgatcaattaaaaattataaaatccaGTGATATAATACTATAACGAAGACCAATTATATAAGAGATCTAATGACCAATCATAGTCTTCCCCCTCAggaaacaattttgtaattttatttctccatcGATTTACGAatacatatattacttaaaaaaactaataatatccaaattaatagaATTCTCCTTAATAAAATACCTTATGATATCTCatatataaaatactcacgctttatatctcattttattattttctcttctcttactatattatttacattaaattgtcattagtataactaaaaatgtttcattcaataattgaaggaaatctatactattaatttggGAATACActtaagggttaaaaaaaatcatatcaaatatccatgttgccaaactgacccaatttacatattaagaagaaaaaaaaagattaaacaacagatttattatattttagaaaatcgTTCAAATTAGTTCCATAGTAATTaggttatgagaattttgtttGGGTATATTCATATATGACAAAATACGGGACGAGAATTTTGGGAACATGAATTCAAGCAGAACATATGCGGATATACTATTTACTCATATGAATTACGAGGAATGAGATTTTTTCagatcaaacaaaatttaaacattgcAATCAGATATATTAGACGGGTTTGATCGTttgacaattatattttttttaaaaattatgcaaaaataactCCGCAAGTATGTGCGGGTCTGAAACTAGTTTTAGCTTATATGAtccaaaaattactaaaatcGGCTAGGAATAGATATAATCTTACATTCTTACTAATGTACAAGGGAAATAGTTAGATACAAAAAACAAtgaataatttcaaaattcaataaatacatgagttattttaaaactatacgTCAGCGTACAAAAGTTATATTATGCACTACAGCACTAATTCATTTACTTTCTATTGAAAGGTGTAGTACGTTTAACAATAAGAGTACACatctaaaagactaaaacaattaaagaaaaagaccCTTAAAGAAATTGATGCCCaagtaaaaaacttattttctctTCAATATTTTCATTGAAATGCACAACTGAACTGACgatatctttaaaataaaaatgatggtgaaaaaaaaaatgctacgTATTTTTACTATCAAGTAATCCTCAAAAACGATGCCGTTTTCTCAGTCTTCAGTTATGATCTCCGATATGCTTTCTAAGTGCGGTCTCCACACGCCGACGCGTCCCTTCCTCCGATCTTTTTGCGTCGCCACTTTCTCCGATAATATCTCCGTCAAGTACCGATCAGAGATCAACAAATCCTTCTCGGAACTTTTATCTTTATTCTCGTCATTACATTTCTCACTACCGCGGTGATGCTGTGACGACCGCTTCTTGACGGCGTTGTTTGCGTTACTTTTATTATCCCGGCGGATCTTTCCTCCGGCGCATTTATCAGATTTAGCTGCAGGCATGAGGAAATAAATCTTGCCACGTTGGAGCTCAGCTTCCGGAGGGACGACGACGATCTTTGTGGCTGAGATGACGTCACGCTCGTCGTTGTCGGACGGTGGAGGAGATGGTTTCTTGAGTACGTGCTTCGGGTGAGCTTTCATGACTTCGCTGGCCGTGATCGTCCCACTGATCTCCTCAACGTGTCCGTTTGAGTGAACGATCCTGATCACGTCAAGAGCTCCGCACGGTAGAATGCAAGCGATGCAACACCTTATTGTCTCCTTCATTATctatgttgtgtgtttttttttagtgaagaagaataaataacttaaagattttggttcttgtttataAAAGTTATATGAGAAGATTGAGATgaaactgagagagagagacgtaaGGTAGTGATCTTGAAGAGAGAAGCTTCAAGAAGAAcactaaatttaaattgtaatatcttttttttttttgagaaatttagaCCATgtgtgtttattatttatttatagtctttTGGTGCGtttttatatttagattttgATGTCGTCTTGTAAACTTTTACTATAGTATAATGTATATTTTGTGTGAGTGCGTATTATAAATAGT
Coding sequences within:
- the LOC104741509 gene encoding uncharacterized protein LOC104741509 → MKETIRCCIACILPCGALDVIRIVHSNGHVEEISGTITASEVMKAHPKHVLKKPSPPPSDNDERDVISATKIVVVPPEAELQRGKIYFLMPAAKSDKCAGGKIRRDNKSNANNAVKKRSSQHHRGSEKCNDENKDKSSEKDLLISDRYLTEILSEKVATQKDRRKGRVGVWRPHLESISEIITED